GGCTTTAGGGTTGTAAAATGATACCCTGCTATTTTAGGCTTAGCTGCTGATACAGTTGATAGTAGGGTAGATTTTCCAACATTAGGGTAGCCTACTAAACCAACATCAGCTAAAAGCTTCATCTCTAAACGAAGGGTTCGCTCTTCTCCAGGCAAACCATTCTCCGAAAGTGCAGGGGCTCTGTGAACCGAGGTAACAAAGCTAGCATTACCCCTACCCCCTCTGCCACCATTGGCAGCAATGAATTTTTGTCCTTCAATAAGTAAGTCTGCTAACATGGTATTACTATCATCGTCATATACAACTGTTCCGGGTGGAACTTTTACAGTAATATCTAAACCATTTTTACCGTGTTTTTTAGAGCCCTCACCGTGTTTACCACGATCAGCTACATACTTTCTTTGATATCTTAAATCTATAAGTGTACGTAATCCTTTATCTACTTCAAGGATTACACTTCCACCATTACCACCGTTACCCCCTGCAGGGCCACCTAGTGGTACATATTTTTCTCGTCGATATGCTACAATGCCATTGCCCCCTGCACCGCCTGCTACATATATTTTTGCTTTATCATAAAACATTGGGCATAGCTCCTTTCAATCCTGTTATATTATTAATGTAATTTGCTGAGAAACCTCATCTTCGTTAATAATAATGTTATTTTGATTCTTGAATATATTAAGTAGTGAATCTTTAGGAGCATAAAGAAAACAGAGTTTTAATGTGCCATTTTCTCCTTGCTCTAAATCTATAAATTTATCATCACAAGCTATTAAGGTACTGTTTTCAATCAGTAACTCTACAATTTCTTCTACTCTATCAATATTTTTAGGTAAAAAATCTTCTTTACTATTCTCGTCATTATAGGACATTCTAAACCCTGCTGAAATAAGTCTTAAAAACATAGATTGTACTTTAAGGTTATAAATAATACTAAACGTGCTGGCTAATCTTCTTACATGCTTTAAACTAGATGATAATTCTTCGATATAGGAAATTATTTCGTTTGGATTTTTACCAAGCTGAATTCTTAATGAAATATCGTGCAAATAGTTTATATACTCATGACCTAAAGAGCGCCAACATTTATTAACTTCACGTTCTAATTCAGAACTATATTCGTAACTACTCATAAAGTACCTCCTATATATCATACATAACTTATTTTATAATGAAAACAGGGGTTAAGCAAATATAATATAATTGTAAGACAATTGTAAAGCCATTAACGAAAATTCATGTGCAAATAATATTAAAATAGCTTAATAAAACCATTTTTCTTAGTGTTATACAAAAAAAGACTTGCATTTAAGCAAGTCTTTTGTGATTAAATTTAGTCAGCAATTTGCTCTAAAGGTTGAATGCAAACTTTTTTGCGTCTTTTACCCATATGTTGATAAGCAACTACACCATCCATTAATGCGAATAATGTATCATCTCCGCCACGACCAACATTTTTACCAGGGTGAATTTTAGTGCCTCTTTGGCGCACTAAAATAGTACCTGCTTGAACAAATTGACCATCGTGTCTTTTAACGCCTAAACGTTTTGCTTCACTATCTCGACCGTTACGAGAACTACCTACACCTTTTTTATGTGCGAATAGTTGTATGTTCATTCTTAGCATCGTGTTCACCTCCCGAATTGGATAAGGTTATTAATTTTAATTTTATGTTATCAGGGTATTCATCATGTAAAGCTTTGAAACCCAAATGTAGTGTTTTTAATAAAACTTGCGTCAGTTTTTTGTTTTCACTTGATATATTGATTGGTAATTCAATTAACATATCACCATCTTCTATGATGCAATCAACTGGAATTCCTATAACTTCAGTTAAACCGTTAACTGTACTCAAAGCCATTGCTGATGCGGCAGCACATACTATATCGCTACCAGCTTCACTTAAACCCGAGTGCCCATTAACACTGAACTTAAAGATGTGCTTCTGTGGATTTTGCCAGAAAACTGCTCTAATCATTTAACTAACCTTCTATTGATGTAATTTCAATCAATGTATATGGCTGACGGTGACCTTGTTTACGACGTGAATCTTTTTTAGGACGATATCTTAAGATAACAACCTTTTTATTCTTGCCGTGTTCTACAACATTAGCGTTTACTGTAGCTCCTTCAACAAAAGGATGACCAACTTTTAGATCTGAACCATTGTTAACCATTAACACTTTATCAAAACTAACTTGGCTACCAGCTTCAGCTGCTAATAATTCAACTTTAATCTTATCACCAACTGCTACACGATGTTGTCTTCCGCCTGCTTCTATAATTGCGTACATTCCTGCACCTCCCTGTCTGAGACTCGCCGATATGCAGGTAGTCGTTACGACATTTATGGAACCTGTTACGTGCGGTTTTGACGAAGCACCTCGAATAAATATAATAGCAGTTTTTGCATATTATTTCAAGGGTTAATGAACAATTTGTGAAATTCCATAGGTTCTATTAGTTTTTACAACCTCTAAACGTACTCTTTTGCCTACAAAGTTTCCACCCTCTGGTACTTGAAGCACATAGCCATTCACACGTGCTATACCCATAGATGGATTATTTTGATGTTGTTCCTCTATAAATACAGATAAACGATCACCTTCACTAACTGGCAAAGCTTGCATTTGCACATTTTCAGAAGTACCAGCACTGATAATAGTCCAGTCACTAACGTGTCTGTTTTCCGCACCTCTTATAAAAATTGTGCCTCTACATTCTTTTTCCAGTCTATTTAGGTTAGAACCCCCAGAACCTATTAAAACGGCGGCAACTAAAGGGTTAACTTCTATTAATATAGCTTCAGTACTATATGATGAAAAGTATTTTTTTATTTCGTTTTCTAAATAGCTGCACATAGCTTCTTCTGAAATAACCCTTCCTGAACCTTCGCAATAAGGACAGTTTTTTTGCATTATTTCACTTAAACCAGAGCTAACTTTTTTACGTGTCATTTCAACCAAGCCTAAACTGGTTATGCCCAGTACCGTAGGCTGAGCTCTATCATCGATAATTGCCTCATCAAGAGCTGTTAAAACCTTCATTTGATTTACTTCTGTTTCCATATCTATAAAGTCAATTATTATTATTCCGCCAATATCTCTTAAACGTAATTGGCGTGCTATCTCTGTAGCTGCTTCGAGATTTGTTTTAAGAATAGTATCAGCTAAATTCTTTTTACCAACAAATTTGCCAGTATTAACATCAATTACGGTCATGGCTTCTGTTCTATCTATAATTAAATATCCGCCACATTTTAGCCAAACTTTTCTTTTTAAGGCTTTGTTTATTTCTGTTTCTACGCCAAATGTATCAAAAATATCTCTTTTTTGAGTGTAATGAAAAACTCTGTCTATACAATCTGGAGCTAAATCACTTGCTATAGATAATACCCTTTTATAAACCTTGCTATCATCAATTATAAACTGATCTATATCAATGCCAAAAAAGTCTCTTACAGATCTAAAAATTAAATCTGCGTCGTGATGTAGTAATGCTGGGGCCTTTAATTTGCGAGATTTTTCTTTAATACTTTCCCATAATAGTTTTAAAAATCTATAGTCCCGTTTTAATTCTCTATTGCTTACCCCATTTGCAGCAGTTCTAACAATTAATCCTTCCCCATTTTGACAGACTTCATTTGCCAATTTACGAAGCCGTTTACGCTCTTTTTCACCATCAACTCTATGAGATATACCTATGTGACTATCCATTGGAGTTAATACCATGTAGCGTCCGGGTAAAGATATTTTGGAGGTAATTCGTGCACCCTTAGTGCCAATTGGCTCTTTAGTTATTTGAACTATAACACTTTGATTTGGGTGTAAAATCTCATTTATTCTTTTTCTTTTCTTTTTTCGTTTTCCATTTCCGGTCAGCACAGTTTCTATGGGTAATGCGTTTGATACATATAAGTAGGCATTTTTTTCAAGCCCTATATCTATAAATGCTGCTTGCATTCCAGGTAAAACATTTATTACTTTACCTTTATAAATGTTACCTGCTATTCGCTGCTGCTCAGGCTTTTCAACATATATTTCTTGAAGATTGCCGTTCTCCATTAAGGCTAGCCTTATTTCCCGAGCATTAACATTTACTACTATTTCATTTCCCAATAACATCCCTCCTTTACAAAATTTTTAATAATTGTTCTGGTGAAATTAACTCACCATTATAGTCACCTAAAAGTTCAACTCTAATTGCTTTACTATCTGCAAGCTTTATATTTGAAGCTAGCTCCATAACTTCAATAAACTGGCTTACTTTTAGGTTTCCTTTTTGACCTGTTTGCAAACTAACTTGTAGAGTATTATCATCTATAAGGTTAAGGTCACTAAATAGGTCTTTAGCATTAATTTGCTTAGTAGTTCTTTTACTACGTTTGGTAATAATAATTTCATCCTGCTTATTAATATCGCCAATAATTTGCAATAATAACCCTTCATTAAAGCAAGATGACTGTATTTGGTAAATGCCACGCTCCAGCCAGGCCATTAATTTAGGCACTTTTTTAATTACCTTGTTACAGCTAATAACATTAAAGCCTGGTGGTAAATGAGTTTGAAAAGCTTTTATTAATTCGCTTTCAGTTAAATCTTCTGTTAAATGTATATCCATATACTCTGATTTACTGGCTACCCCTAACTCTAATGGAGAAGAAAAAGATATCAACGCATGTGGATTAAAACCTTGGGAATAACCAACTGGAACGTCTGCCCTTTTTGTGGTTCGAGTCATAACTTTTAACATATCACGGTGTGAAATAAATTGCTGTAAATTCTCTTTGGTAAATCTTATCCAGTACCGCATGTTATTCTCCTTTTGTTAACATAACACTTGTTTTTAAGTTTGGGCAAACCCCACAGTCAGTACAAACATCGTGACGACAATCTGGAGTAACTGTAGCCTTTAAGGCCTGTTGATACTCACTCCACAGATGTTCTTTATTTACACCACAACTTAGGTGATCCCATGGTAAAATCTCACTAAATTCACGTTCTCTATTTGCATAAAACGCTGGATCCACATTACATTCATTAAATGCATTAAGCCAAATGTTCCAATCAAAATGTTCATCCCAGCTATCTAGTTTAGCACCATTGTTGATAGCAGTAGCAATAACCTTACCAACACGGCGATCACCACGAGCTAACACAGCCTCTAAAAAGCTGGTAATGGCATCATGATAATTAAACTTAATATAACGGTGACGCTTAAATGAGCTTAAAATATGTTGCTGTTTTTCTTGTAACTGCTCTACAGTATTTTGGGCCACCCATTGAAATGGGGTGTAAGGTTTTGGTACAAAACCTGCTGCACTTACGGTAACATTAATAGGGCCATGTTTACCTAACTTAGCAGTATTTAACGCCATATTATATATACCATTAAGGTCTTCTTCTTGTTCCGTCGGCAAACCAATCATAAAGTAAAGTTTTGCTCTCTTCCATCCTGCTTCAATTGCCTTAGCAACAGTAGTGTAGAGATCGTTTTCTGTTACCTGCTTATTTATTACATCACGTAATCGTTGAGTACCTGCCTCGGGTGCTAAAGTTAACCCACTACGCCGTACTCTTTGCACCTCTTTAGCTAGCTCTATATCGTAATTATCTACCCGTAAGGATGGCAAAGATATACTCACTTTTTCGGGTATTAATATTTCATTAAGATCCTTTATTAATTCGTGTATGCATGTGTAGTCACTACTGCTTAGTGACATTAATGATACCTCATCATATCCTGTGTTTTTTATTAGCTGTTTTACTTGCTGTTTAAGTGTTTCTACACTGCGTTCCCGAACAGGTCTATATACAAAGCCAGCTTGACAAAACCTACAGCCACGCAAACAGCCTCTAAATAATTCTAGTACTACTCGCTCATGGGGTACCTCAATAAAAGGAACAATTGGCTTTAAAGGATAAGCAATCTTGTCCATATCGCTTATTATTCTTTTCTCAACAACCTCAGGAGCAGCTTTATTTAAAACCTTTACTTCTTTTATGGTGCCATCATTGTGATAGCTAAACTCATAAAATGCTGGTATATAAACACCCTTAAAAGAGGCAATAGTCTGTAGAAACTCTACACGGCTAGCCCCTTGCTTTTTCCACTCACTGTGAGCGTTCAAAATCTCAACTAAAACCTCTTCACCTTCACCTAATACCACTATATCTAAAAAATCAGCTATAGGCTCTGGATTGTAAGCACATGGTCCTCCGGTAATAACAAAAGGATCTTTCACACAACGGTCTTTGCTTAAAAGCGGTATATTAGCAAGCTTAATCATATTTAAAACACCAGAATAGCTAAGCTCATACTGCAAAGTAAAACCTAAAAAGTCATACTCATTTACAGCCCTATGCTCTTCTAATGTAAATAACGGTATATTGTTCTCTTTCATTAACTTTTCCATATCAACATAAGGCTCAAATACCCTTGCTGCCAAAGCATTATCTTGGCTGTTAACTATATTATATAAAATTTGAAAGCCAGGGTGGGACATGGCTATATCATATATATCTGGAAAAGCCAATGCCATGGTGGTATCAACTTTATTAAAATCTTTATGCACACTATTTACTTCGTTTCCTATATAACGTGCAGGACGTTGCACAAAAGGTAATAATTTCTCTATTTTATCTCTATAAATCATCTATTTTCACCCCAGATATTAATTATACCTTATCGTAAGGGGAAAAGATAGTCGGGGATTTTCTGTGAAAATGGGGTGGTGATTGCCTACTAGGCAATCAGGGGTGGGCAACCCTTTAGGTTGCGGGGTGGATTTGAGCTTCGCTCTACATGGAGTTGATAACCCTGCGGGTTATGGGGTATACTCGCCTTTGGCTTCGTGGTAAATCACGTAAGCGAAGCAAAACGTATAACTCCTATTTGCGTAGCAAATCTATACCGCGAACGAAGTGAGCCCACTCCGTTTTGACTTGTCAAAACC
This Clostridium sp. 'deep sea' DNA region includes the following protein-coding sequences:
- a CDS encoding TIGR03936 family radical SAM-associated protein encodes the protein MRYWIRFTKENLQQFISHRDMLKVMTRTTKRADVPVGYSQGFNPHALISFSSPLELGVASKSEYMDIHLTEDLTESELIKAFQTHLPPGFNVISCNKVIKKVPKLMAWLERGIYQIQSSCFNEGLLLQIIGDINKQDEIIITKRSKRTTKQINAKDLFSDLNLIDDNTLQVSLQTGQKGNLKVSQFIEVMELASNIKLADSKAIRVELLGDYNGELISPEQLLKIL
- a CDS encoding Rne/Rng family ribonuclease; translated protein: MGNEIVVNVNAREIRLALMENGNLQEIYVEKPEQQRIAGNIYKGKVINVLPGMQAAFIDIGLEKNAYLYVSNALPIETVLTGNGKRKKKRKRINEILHPNQSVIVQITKEPIGTKGARITSKISLPGRYMVLTPMDSHIGISHRVDGEKERKRLRKLANEVCQNGEGLIVRTAANGVSNRELKRDYRFLKLLWESIKEKSRKLKAPALLHHDADLIFRSVRDFFGIDIDQFIIDDSKVYKRVLSIASDLAPDCIDRVFHYTQKRDIFDTFGVETEINKALKRKVWLKCGGYLIIDRTEAMTVIDVNTGKFVGKKNLADTILKTNLEAATEIARQLRLRDIGGIIIIDFIDMETEVNQMKVLTALDEAIIDDRAQPTVLGITSLGLVEMTRKKVSSGLSEIMQKNCPYCEGSGRVISEEAMCSYLENEIKKYFSSYSTEAILIEVNPLVAAVLIGSGGSNLNRLEKECRGTIFIRGAENRHVSDWTIISAGTSENVQMQALPVSEGDRLSVFIEEQHQNNPSMGIARVNGYVLQVPEGGNFVGKRVRLEVVKTNRTYGISQIVH
- the rpmA gene encoding 50S ribosomal protein L27 translates to MLRMNIQLFAHKKGVGSSRNGRDSEAKRLGVKRHDGQFVQAGTILVRQRGTKIHPGKNVGRGGDDTLFALMDGVVAYQHMGKRRKKVCIQPLEQIAD
- a CDS encoding ribosomal-processing cysteine protease Prp codes for the protein MIRAVFWQNPQKHIFKFSVNGHSGLSEAGSDIVCAAASAMALSTVNGLTEVIGIPVDCIIEDGDMLIELPINISSENKKLTQVLLKTLHLGFKALHDEYPDNIKLKLITLSNSGGEHDAKNEHTTIRT
- a CDS encoding TIGR03960 family B12-binding radical SAM protein — its product is MIYRDKIEKLLPFVQRPARYIGNEVNSVHKDFNKVDTTMALAFPDIYDIAMSHPGFQILYNIVNSQDNALAARVFEPYVDMEKLMKENNIPLFTLEEHRAVNEYDFLGFTLQYELSYSGVLNMIKLANIPLLSKDRCVKDPFVITGGPCAYNPEPIADFLDIVVLGEGEEVLVEILNAHSEWKKQGASRVEFLQTIASFKGVYIPAFYEFSYHNDGTIKEVKVLNKAAPEVVEKRIISDMDKIAYPLKPIVPFIEVPHERVVLELFRGCLRGCRFCQAGFVYRPVRERSVETLKQQVKQLIKNTGYDEVSLMSLSSSDYTCIHELIKDLNEILIPEKVSISLPSLRVDNYDIELAKEVQRVRRSGLTLAPEAGTQRLRDVINKQVTENDLYTTVAKAIEAGWKRAKLYFMIGLPTEQEEDLNGIYNMALNTAKLGKHGPINVTVSAAGFVPKPYTPFQWVAQNTVEQLQEKQQHILSSFKRHRYIKFNYHDAITSFLEAVLARGDRRVGKVIATAINNGAKLDSWDEHFDWNIWLNAFNECNVDPAFYANREREFSEILPWDHLSCGVNKEHLWSEYQQALKATVTPDCRHDVCTDCGVCPNLKTSVMLTKGE
- the rplU gene encoding 50S ribosomal protein L21 translates to MYAIIEAGGRQHRVAVGDKIKVELLAAEAGSQVSFDKVLMVNNGSDLKVGHPFVEGATVNANVVEHGKNKKVVILRYRPKKDSRRKQGHRQPYTLIEITSIEG